TGATTGCGCGCCAGCTCCAGCGGCGCCGCGGTCCAGAACAGGCTGAAGGTGGCGAACATGCAGCCTTGGTAAAAAGCGCGTTGGCGCAGCACCGGTTGGCTGCGCAACAGCGTGCCCAGCGAGCCCAGCAGTTGGCCGTAACTGGCGCTGTGGTCGGGCTGGCGTTTGGGGATCGTGAGCATCAACACCACGCTGATAAACACCATCAACGCCGCCGCCGCCATGAACATTGCACGCCAGCCAAAGTGGTCCGCCACCACGCTCGACACTGGCCGCGCCAACAGGATGCCGAGCAGCAAGCCACCCATGATGCTGCCGACCACCCGACCACGGGACTCGGCGGGCGCCAAGTGCGCGGCCAGCGGGATCAGGATCTGCACCGACACCGAACTGAAACCGATCAGCAGCGATACCAGCAGGAACAGGTTGGGTTGTTCGGTAAACGCTGCGCCCAACAGGCTGGCGATGGCCACCCCGGTGGTGAGGATCATCAGCTTGCGGTTTTCCAGCAGGTCGCCCAAAGGCACCAGGAAGAACAGCCCCAAGGCATAGCCGATTTGCGTCAGCGACACGATCAGGCTGGCCATCGCCGGCGTAAGGCCGATGTCCGGGGCGATCAGTTCGATGATCGGTTGCGCGTAGTAGATGTTGGCGACGATGGCGCCGCAGCAAAACGCAAACAACATCACCATCGCGCGGGTCATGGTGCTTGTGGCGTGGGGAGTAGCGTTCATGGTGTTCTCATAAAAGCGAAGGAAGATGGCGAGCGAGAGTAAAGGCAAGGCGCCAGCGCGAGTAGGGCGCTTGCGGTGATATCACATATGCTGGCTTATGATACATTCAGAAACAACTAGGGCGGCGAGACACCACCGCCCCTCCCACATTGTTCAGTTATTGACCGCTATAGATCTGGTCGAACACGCCACCATCATTGAAGTGAGTCTTCTGCACGGTGCGCCAGTCACCAAAGGTCTTCTCCACCGACAGGAAGTCGACTTTCGGGAAGCGGTCGGTGTACTTGGCCAGCACTGCCGGATCACGCGGGCGCAGGTAGTTGTTGGCAGCGATTTCCTGGCCTTCTGGCGACCACAGGTACTTCAGGTAGTCTTCGGCGGCCACGCGGGTGCCTTTCTTCTCGACCACTTTGTCGACCACCGACACTGGCGGCTCGGCTTCAGCAGAGACGCTTGGGTAGATCACTTCGAACTGATCACGGCCAAACTCACGGGCGATCATTTCGGCTTCGTTCTCGAAGGTCACCAGCACGTCGCCGATCTGGTTGGTCATGAACGTGGTAGTGGCGGCGCGGCCACCGGTGTCGAGCACAGGCGCCTGCTTGAACAGCTTGCCGACGAAGGTCTTGGCTTTCTCTTCATCGCCGCCGTTCTTGAGTACATAACCCCAGGCCGACAGGTAGGTGTAGCGGCCGTTACCCGAGGTCTTCGGGTTGGGCACGATCACTTGCACGCCATCTTTGAGCAGGTCCGGCCAGTCTTTCAGGGCTTTGGGGTTGCCTTTGCGCACGATGAACACGGTGGCCGAGGTGAACGGCGCGCTGTTGTTCGGCAGGCGCGTGACCCAGTTGTCCGGCACCAGTTTGCCGTTGTCGGCCAGGGCGTTGATATCGGTGGCCATGTTCATGGTGATCACGTCAGCCGGCAGGCCGTCGATCACCGAGCGCGCTTGTTTGCTGGAACCGCCGAACGACATTTGCAGGGTCAGCTTGTCGTTCGGGTGCTCGGCTTCCCAGTGCTTCTGGAAGGCGGCGTTGTAGTCCTTGTAGAAATCGCGCATTACGTCGTAGGAGACGTTGAGCAGTGTGACCGGGGCGGCTTGGGCCGCGCTTGCCAGGGCAAGGCCGGCGGCCAGGAGAGAGGCACTAACGAGTTTTTTCACTGCTCATTCCTTGTTGTTCGTAAGAAGGGGTAAGGCCATTTGCCAGCGACTATAGCCGGGGCGCCATAGTCGCTTAAAGATTAAAAAGAACTTTGCTTATTCCACTTTCTTAAAAAGATTACTGCCACAGCGCGAACAGAACGCCGCATTTGGCTCGTGGCTGTTTTTCTTGCACACCGGGCAGTCGGTTTGCAGCTGTTCACCGCGCATGGCACTGGCCAGTTCGGCGGTAAAAATCCCGGTGGGTACGGCAATGATCGAGTAACCGGTGA
The genomic region above belongs to Pseudomonas sp. S35 and contains:
- a CDS encoding MFS transporter; protein product: MNATPHATSTMTRAMVMLFAFCCGAIVANIYYAQPIIELIAPDIGLTPAMASLIVSLTQIGYALGLFFLVPLGDLLENRKLMILTTGVAIASLLGAAFTEQPNLFLLVSLLIGFSSVSVQILIPLAAHLAPAESRGRVVGSIMGGLLLGILLARPVSSVVADHFGWRAMFMAAAALMVFISVVLMLTIPKRQPDHSASYGQLLGSLGTLLRSQPVLRQRAFYQGCMFATFSLFWTAAPLELARNHGLSQSEIALFALVGALGAIAAPIAGRLADAGHTHRASLLAMLFAALSFLPAFVHPLYSVIGLAVTGVVLDFCVQMNMVLGQRAVYALDANSRSRLNALYMTSIFIGGAFGSAIASSVYEHGGWLGVMLVGSAFPLVALLRFLSASRQVAVATA
- a CDS encoding sulfate ABC transporter substrate-binding protein; the encoded protein is MKKLVSASLLAAGLALASAAQAAPVTLLNVSYDVMRDFYKDYNAAFQKHWEAEHPNDKLTLQMSFGGSSKQARSVIDGLPADVITMNMATDINALADNGKLVPDNWVTRLPNNSAPFTSATVFIVRKGNPKALKDWPDLLKDGVQVIVPNPKTSGNGRYTYLSAWGYVLKNGGDEEKAKTFVGKLFKQAPVLDTGGRAATTTFMTNQIGDVLVTFENEAEMIAREFGRDQFEVIYPSVSAEAEPPVSVVDKVVEKKGTRVAAEDYLKYLWSPEGQEIAANNYLRPRDPAVLAKYTDRFPKVDFLSVEKTFGDWRTVQKTHFNDGGVFDQIYSGQ